Proteins from a genomic interval of Paenibacillus sp. FSL H8-0048:
- a CDS encoding serine hydrolase domain-containing protein, which yields MKAANKEALKESIAVLMKKNKIPGVALALWHNGKRVHLEGYGFTDHQRRMATGVNSVFQLGSISKTLTAWGVMKLVEEKILDLEAPVDTYLHKWKLPSSSFDHSKITLQSLLSHTGGMNISGYLGYPEVQVNTDLLRTRTFERENGLKVIYEPQQGFKYSGGGYSLVQHVIEEVTGMKFDNYMKKNVFEPLGMQESTFLITERVEPRISQAFGAYGFVMPKRYYAEHAAAGMYSSINDLSRFLGAHMKDTDTSGFLSPESQTKLRTRIFRKVNYGLGYHIVTFPQNRKMLFHHGTNIGFNSSFAVFPEQGAGIALLTNSVNGSHIINRLLHEWVLDIVGENINSYPQGIKMKEQSKIRNAIQILCYDRKGLHLTR from the coding sequence ATGAAGGCGGCTAATAAAGAAGCTCTGAAGGAAAGTATTGCAGTACTAATGAAAAAGAATAAAATTCCTGGTGTGGCACTCGCTCTTTGGCACAATGGCAAAAGGGTGCATTTAGAGGGATATGGCTTCACAGATCATCAAAGGCGTATGGCAACCGGAGTGAATTCTGTGTTTCAGTTGGGTTCCATCTCGAAAACCTTGACGGCCTGGGGAGTTATGAAATTGGTTGAAGAAAAAATTCTGGATTTGGAGGCTCCGGTCGATACTTATTTGCATAAATGGAAGCTGCCCTCATCCAGCTTTGATCACAGTAAAATCACCCTTCAGTCACTCTTGAGCCATACGGGCGGGATGAATATCTCCGGTTACCTCGGTTATCCGGAGGTTCAGGTGAATACTGATTTGCTGCGTACACGGACTTTTGAACGGGAGAATGGACTTAAAGTTATTTATGAGCCTCAACAGGGCTTTAAATATTCTGGTGGCGGATATAGCTTAGTGCAGCATGTTATTGAGGAAGTAACAGGAATGAAGTTTGATAATTATATGAAGAAGAACGTTTTTGAACCCTTAGGAATGCAGGAGAGCACATTTCTCATTACCGAACGGGTAGAGCCCAGAATATCGCAAGCATTCGGCGCATATGGATTCGTTATGCCGAAAAGGTATTATGCAGAGCATGCTGCTGCCGGTATGTACAGCTCGATTAACGATCTCTCCAGGTTTTTAGGCGCTCATATGAAGGACACGGATACCTCGGGCTTTTTATCTCCGGAGTCTCAAACCAAACTGCGGACAAGAATTTTCCGCAAAGTTAATTATGGCTTGGGGTATCATATAGTAACCTTTCCGCAAAATAGGAAAATGCTTTTTCATCACGGAACCAATATCGGATTCAACAGCTCTTTTGCGGTCTTTCCAGAGCAGGGAGCTGGAATAGCCCTGTTGACAAACAGTGTAAATGGAAGCCATATAATCAACCGGTTACTGCATGAATGGGTTCTGGACATTGTGGGAGAGAATATTAACAGTTATCCCCAAGGTATAAAAATGAAGGAACAGAGCAAGATAAGAAATGCCATACAAATATTGTGCTACGATCGAAAAGGACTTCATTTGACTCGATAG
- a CDS encoding glycoside hydrolase family 130 protein — translation MNDNNTPIIGALASSPLIRRHPANPVLDAARVPYPTALVFNAGVVKFGGRYVMVFRNDYGSLDKQTLEPSHTTDLGIAFSEDGIHWTAGPKPVFKLKDEEFVRGYDPRLTVIDGRCYMCFAVDTRHGIRGGIAVTDDFESFEILSLSTPDLRNMVLFPEKINGNYVRLERPFTVYSRGGLDRFDTWIAESPDLIYWGRSELLLAVEQVPFANDKIGPAAPPVKTDKGWLTTFHAVDLDPARGKNGWEPSWKKRYTAGIMLLDLNNPKKILGMSASPLLAPEAPYETDGGFRNDVIFPGGMILEDDGEVKIYYGAADTVECLATAHVDDLIRLCLGQ, via the coding sequence ATGAATGATAACAATACACCCATCATAGGAGCTTTGGCATCCAGTCCCCTCATCCGCCGTCATCCGGCTAACCCTGTGCTGGATGCGGCGCGGGTCCCTTACCCCACCGCCCTTGTATTTAACGCGGGAGTGGTGAAGTTCGGCGGCCGTTATGTGATGGTATTCCGTAATGACTACGGCTCACTCGACAAGCAGACTCTTGAGCCGTCTCATACAACGGATCTCGGTATCGCATTCAGTGAAGACGGCATCCACTGGACGGCCGGGCCGAAGCCGGTGTTCAAGCTGAAGGACGAAGAGTTCGTGCGCGGATATGATCCGCGGCTGACGGTGATCGATGGCCGTTGCTACATGTGCTTCGCTGTAGATACGCGGCATGGCATCCGGGGAGGAATCGCAGTCACGGATGACTTCGAATCCTTTGAAATCTTAAGCTTGTCCACGCCGGACCTGCGGAATATGGTGCTGTTCCCGGAGAAGATCAACGGCAACTATGTGCGGCTGGAGCGGCCGTTCACCGTATACAGCCGCGGTGGCTTGGACCGGTTCGACACCTGGATCGCGGAATCACCGGATCTGATCTACTGGGGACGGTCGGAGCTGTTGCTGGCGGTGGAGCAGGTACCGTTCGCCAATGACAAGATCGGTCCGGCAGCGCCACCGGTGAAGACGGATAAGGGCTGGCTCACCACCTTCCATGCCGTGGATCTCGATCCCGCCAGAGGGAAGAACGGCTGGGAGCCGTCCTGGAAGAAGCGGTATACCGCAGGTATTATGCTGCTTGACCTGAATAATCCCAAGAAAATTCTCGGGATGAGCGCATCGCCGCTGCTCGCTCCTGAAGCCCCCTACGAAACAGACGGCGGCTTCCGCAATGACGTCATCTTCCCCGGCGGCATGATCCTGGAGGACGATGGCGAAGTGAAAATCTATTACGGCGCCGCCGACACCGTGGAATGCCTGGCTACGGCACATGTGGACGATTTGATCAGGCTTTGTTTGGGGCAGTAA
- a CDS encoding MTP-1 family protein, whose product MNLHQQKKEFEATKTFYESATLSFKNVDGFDVYNISIPFEREGKRYLFGRVERREEWARSWVRLFEETGQDEWTLVENSMIYTLEDPYITEIGDELVLGGTHVQYQSGKYSTYFGYFYRGTDLHDLYYFTTGPNKMKDIRLVALANGRIGVFSRPRGHEVKGQYGSESMIGFTVIDKLEDLTAEVIENAPYIHGIFGAGEWGGVNQAYLLSSGNIGIIGHICYSHQEENGQDIKVYMNMSFIFDPVTRESHDLHLIGSRSCYPPGPAKAPYLTDCVFSAGIVMREDGKADLYSGVGDCQAGRITIDYPFASYGSIVKID is encoded by the coding sequence TTGAACCTGCATCAGCAAAAAAAAGAATTTGAAGCAACAAAAACTTTTTATGAAAGCGCAACCCTTTCCTTTAAAAACGTGGACGGATTTGATGTTTATAATATTTCAATACCTTTTGAAAGGGAGGGTAAGCGTTACTTGTTCGGCCGGGTAGAACGCCGGGAGGAATGGGCCCGATCCTGGGTCCGTCTGTTCGAGGAAACAGGCCAGGATGAGTGGACACTGGTGGAGAACAGCATGATCTATACGCTGGAGGACCCGTATATCACTGAAATAGGTGATGAGCTTGTACTGGGCGGAACGCATGTGCAATATCAAAGCGGCAAATACAGCACGTATTTCGGTTATTTTTACCGGGGGACGGACCTTCACGACTTGTACTACTTCACTACAGGTCCCAACAAAATGAAGGATATCCGCCTTGTTGCTCTGGCGAACGGCAGAATCGGCGTCTTCTCGCGTCCGCGTGGCCATGAGGTGAAGGGCCAATATGGCAGCGAATCGATGATCGGCTTCACGGTGATTGACAAGCTGGAGGATTTGACCGCTGAAGTCATTGAGAATGCCCCGTATATTCATGGTATCTTCGGAGCAGGCGAATGGGGCGGCGTCAATCAGGCGTACCTGCTGAGCAGCGGCAACATCGGGATCATCGGCCATATTTGTTATTCGCATCAGGAGGAGAACGGGCAGGACATCAAGGTCTATATGAACATGTCCTTCATCTTCGATCCCGTGACCCGGGAATCCCATGACCTGCATCTGATCGGAAGCCGCTCCTGCTACCCGCCCGGACCTGCCAAGGCCCCGTATTTGACGGACTGCGTCTTCTCTGCGGGGATTGTGATGCGTGAGGATGGCAAGGCCGATCTGTACAGCGGTGTTGGCGATTGCCAGGCCGGACGGATTACGATCGACTATCCGTTCGCATCTTACGGAAGCATTGTCAAAATAGATTGA
- a CDS encoding amidase family protein, whose amino-acid sequence MSKLKRLRRTKRQVIATSIALSVIASGVIPFQTADALTRVTSSSGTVWEIHDAFAPSLDTGSLRTVGATQLQGFGNIFVKVSSPTASLMNGQMMRGFDLKYDGVNRFTSSQSVNLGNVTVTRDVYVDTINNRTRFFDTFTNKNDIAVKVDVSFGGSLGYGTAANASVVKATYSNDLDVTTDDSWIVVDSSARNNKPLGIAVGSPHPFNNGLTALGNQQQNPFTTALAKSGNEANFYGFINTLSLEPGQSKSLVNFVQVGEAGEAGLNNLIATLNGFNQQLDVYGLTPAQIRSISNWDISGIEGLNTGDHLFIPEAPAAQSFITSSPYDVVNKSIAQMQQDMISGTTTSVQITQAYLDRIKAYDMGQLGFHAFLHVSETALAQAKAADDARAQGAKGDLLGIPIAIKDIYDTKDMPTTGGSKALEGWRPESDAFQVNKLREAGAVIIGKVNTSEFANSGSFSESGWMQTWNALYPSKTSFGSSGGSAVSVAADFAAAAMGSQTGVSLYAPTTGASLKSFRGTDGMASTTGVLPLTWGQDYAGPIAKTVTDLAIMLNATTGTDPQDIFTVTADADHKRPENWKESLDAGALKGKKIGYIPSSFVSSYADDDTGQAVMNKFSELQAAGATMVEMSTMPAAPTRPQGINGSTEGWARYIELHKAFPYADGASVLASDKVLIYNQRGYTVPTRMTEQAVQDYIKYRTDYKEVIKGWMDQNGVDAIVYAGFISDVYNNDASASQLSSDRGTGVLTSNVGLPTVVVPVGTNDSGYSISMQLVGRAWDDAKVLGMGYALEQQSQARLLTAFAPALPYVPTPTTPDPTDNEPSNPSPGGGTVTPPVTATPTPTPTATPAPTATPAPAETTAPTPAPEVVSFTDTLNHWAKASIDLLISKGLLTGYADGTFRPNTGLTRAEAIKVITTHMGLDGQASSFTDVSGAHWANKYIGAAASAGLMNGYSDGTFRPNAKISRSELATLITRAFKLTGTGSTSFKDVSKEAWYYNSIDALASNKIITGYEDSTFKPAKDITRAEFATMVARLLESGK is encoded by the coding sequence ATGAGTAAGTTAAAACGTCTGCGCAGAACCAAGAGGCAAGTTATAGCTACTTCCATTGCATTATCTGTTATTGCTTCGGGAGTCATTCCGTTTCAAACCGCTGATGCTTTAACGAGGGTTACTTCATCTAGTGGCACCGTATGGGAGATTCACGATGCTTTCGCTCCCAGCTTGGACACTGGAAGCTTGCGTACTGTTGGCGCTACACAGCTACAAGGCTTCGGTAATATTTTTGTTAAAGTATCCTCGCCTACAGCTTCCCTGATGAATGGACAAATGATGCGCGGCTTTGACCTCAAGTACGATGGTGTTAACCGATTCACTTCCTCTCAATCTGTAAACCTCGGAAATGTCACCGTTACCCGTGATGTGTATGTGGACACTATCAATAATAGAACCAGATTCTTTGATACTTTCACCAATAAAAATGATATAGCTGTAAAAGTAGATGTCTCCTTCGGCGGCTCCTTAGGCTATGGTACAGCGGCTAATGCTTCAGTCGTCAAGGCAACCTACTCCAATGATCTAGATGTGACGACAGACGATTCATGGATTGTGGTCGACAGCAGTGCCAGAAACAATAAACCTCTGGGAATTGCAGTCGGGTCTCCACATCCATTTAATAATGGATTAACGGCTCTCGGGAATCAGCAGCAGAATCCATTCACTACAGCTCTCGCCAAGTCCGGTAATGAGGCGAATTTCTATGGCTTCATTAATACCTTGAGTCTTGAACCAGGCCAGTCGAAATCCCTGGTGAATTTTGTGCAAGTTGGAGAAGCTGGAGAAGCTGGACTGAACAACCTGATTGCCACGCTTAATGGATTTAATCAGCAGCTGGATGTGTACGGCTTAACCCCTGCACAGATCCGCTCCATCAGCAACTGGGATATCTCAGGTATAGAGGGACTTAATACTGGAGATCACCTGTTCATTCCAGAGGCTCCTGCAGCACAAAGCTTCATCACTTCCTCCCCCTACGATGTTGTGAATAAATCCATTGCACAGATGCAGCAGGATATGATTAGCGGTACAACGACTTCTGTTCAAATAACGCAAGCGTATCTGGATCGAATCAAGGCGTACGATATGGGCCAACTCGGCTTCCATGCCTTCCTTCATGTGTCCGAAACTGCGCTGGCCCAAGCCAAAGCGGCTGACGATGCCCGTGCACAAGGCGCTAAGGGCGATCTGCTGGGAATTCCTATTGCGATAAAAGATATCTATGACACCAAAGACATGCCGACTACAGGCGGCAGTAAAGCACTTGAAGGCTGGCGGCCGGAATCGGATGCCTTCCAGGTGAATAAGCTGCGGGAAGCCGGCGCGGTCATTATTGGTAAAGTGAATACTTCGGAGTTCGCGAACAGCGGAAGCTTCAGTGAAAGCGGCTGGATGCAGACATGGAATGCGCTCTATCCATCCAAAACCTCTTTTGGCTCCAGCGGCGGATCAGCAGTATCGGTTGCAGCTGATTTCGCAGCGGCAGCTATGGGATCGCAGACAGGGGTATCTCTCTATGCACCTACGACAGGCGCCAGCTTAAAGAGCTTCCGCGGAACAGACGGCATGGCGAGTACGACAGGTGTGCTGCCACTCACTTGGGGACAGGATTATGCGGGGCCTATCGCCAAAACCGTAACAGACCTGGCCATTATGCTGAACGCTACAACGGGTACGGACCCGCAGGATATTTTCACCGTAACTGCTGATGCAGATCATAAACGTCCGGAGAACTGGAAGGAATCGCTGGATGCCGGGGCATTGAAAGGAAAGAAAATCGGATATATCCCATCATCCTTCGTCTCCAGCTACGCAGATGACGATACCGGACAAGCGGTAATGAATAAGTTCTCAGAGCTTCAGGCCGCAGGCGCAACAATGGTGGAGATGTCAACAATGCCAGCAGCCCCTACCCGTCCTCAGGGCATTAACGGCTCTACCGAAGGCTGGGCACGTTACATTGAGCTTCATAAAGCCTTCCCTTACGCAGACGGAGCAAGTGTACTAGCTTCAGATAAGGTGCTTATCTATAATCAGAGAGGATATACTGTACCTACGCGGATGACAGAACAGGCTGTACAGGATTACATCAAGTATAGAACAGACTATAAAGAAGTGATCAAAGGCTGGATGGACCAGAATGGCGTGGATGCCATTGTGTATGCAGGCTTCATCAGTGACGTCTACAACAATGACGCATCAGCCTCTCAATTAAGTTCGGACCGGGGCACAGGCGTATTAACGTCTAATGTCGGCCTCCCTACGGTAGTGGTTCCTGTAGGAACGAACGACAGCGGATATTCGATCTCCATGCAGCTTGTGGGCAGAGCGTGGGACGATGCCAAAGTTCTGGGTATGGGCTATGCGCTTGAGCAGCAAAGTCAAGCCAGACTGCTTACCGCTTTTGCTCCAGCACTGCCATACGTCCCAACCCCTACTACTCCTGATCCAACAGATAATGAACCAAGCAACCCAAGTCCTGGAGGAGGTACCGTTACTCCACCGGTAACGGCAACGCCTACACCAACACCTACTGCTACACCGGCTCCTACAGCAACACCGGCACCAGCAGAAACAACAGCACCAACACCTGCGCCGGAAGTGGTCAGCTTCACCGATACACTGAATCATTGGGCAAAGGCAAGCATTGACCTGCTGATCTCCAAAGGATTATTAACGGGTTATGCCGATGGCACCTTCCGTCCGAATACAGGTCTGACCCGTGCCGAAGCCATTAAGGTCATTACAACGCACATGGGACTTGACGGACAAGCAAGCAGCTTCACAGATGTATCTGGGGCACATTGGGCCAATAAGTATATCGGTGCAGCAGCCAGTGCCGGCCTGATGAACGGATACAGCGATGGCACCTTCCGCCCGAACGCGAAGATTAGCCGCAGTGAATTAGCAACACTAATTACCAGAGCATTTAAGTTGACAGGTACCGGAAGCACATCGTTCAAAGATGTTAGCAAAGAGGCCTGGTATTATAACTCTATTGATGCACTGGCATCCAATAAAATTATTACAGGCTACGAAGACAGTACCTTTAAGCCTGCAAAAGACATTACCCGGGCAGAGTTCGCTACCATGGTGGCGAGATTGCTGGAGAGTGGGAAGTAA
- the fabD gene encoding ACP S-malonyltransferase, translated as MKIALLFPGQGAQYIGMGKKWFDSYAVAAKTFKECDSVLGLPLSRLCFEGDEKELMQTENAQPAILAASIAAYRIYREEGGPQPHYLAGHSLGEFTSLVVSGAISFADAVQLVRVRGQLMSEASIGIAGAMSAVSGTDKELVEHVCRACSDETAQVAVSNYNSKSQWVISGHESAVSRAEEQLQASGARTLRLTVSAPFHSPLMEEASLKFKAALDKVDFNPLTIPVVSNVHARPYLNKESIPAFLSRQIIEPVRWSETMQFLASKGMETAVELGPRKVLKNLFKDFPSIRTFSFDSEEDLQEWKALNVSKYQSAEDTTRKLISRCLAIAVCTRNRNWDHEAYEKGVLEPYRRIKEMEAQLTKEGKPAGADKVQEAIDMLRSVFETKLTPADEQKERFEQLLQETQISRVYPQFHVLANPELCNISTHD; from the coding sequence ATGAAAATTGCACTGCTTTTTCCAGGACAAGGGGCGCAATATATAGGGATGGGGAAAAAATGGTTTGACAGTTATGCAGTTGCCGCCAAAACATTCAAGGAATGTGACAGTGTCTTGGGGCTCCCCCTTTCCCGCTTGTGTTTTGAAGGCGATGAAAAGGAATTGATGCAGACAGAAAATGCCCAGCCGGCAATTCTGGCCGCAAGCATTGCCGCGTACCGTATATACCGGGAAGAAGGAGGTCCTCAGCCTCATTATTTGGCAGGTCACAGTCTCGGAGAGTTTACTTCACTTGTGGTTAGCGGGGCAATATCATTCGCAGATGCTGTTCAGCTGGTCCGTGTCAGAGGGCAGCTTATGAGCGAGGCCAGCATTGGCATCGCTGGTGCAATGTCTGCAGTATCTGGGACGGATAAGGAGCTGGTTGAGCATGTTTGCAGAGCATGCTCGGATGAAACGGCTCAGGTGGCAGTCTCCAATTATAATTCGAAATCCCAGTGGGTGATCTCAGGGCATGAGTCTGCGGTGTCGCGGGCGGAGGAACAACTGCAGGCTTCAGGAGCCAGGACGCTCCGGTTAACGGTCAGTGCCCCTTTCCATAGTCCACTTATGGAGGAGGCTTCGTTAAAATTTAAAGCTGCGCTGGATAAGGTGGACTTCAACCCGTTGACTATTCCCGTCGTTTCCAATGTACATGCCCGGCCTTATTTGAACAAAGAAAGCATACCTGCTTTTCTGTCGAGACAAATCATTGAACCCGTTCGTTGGAGCGAAACCATGCAATTTCTCGCTTCAAAGGGAATGGAGACGGCCGTGGAGCTGGGCCCAAGAAAAGTTTTGAAAAACCTTTTTAAAGATTTCCCCTCTATCCGGACATTTTCCTTTGACAGTGAAGAAGATTTGCAGGAATGGAAGGCTTTGAATGTATCGAAGTATCAAAGCGCAGAGGATACTACACGAAAGCTGATTAGCCGGTGCCTGGCAATCGCCGTATGCACCCGCAATCGTAATTGGGATCATGAAGCGTATGAAAAAGGAGTGCTGGAGCCATACCGCCGGATTAAGGAAATGGAAGCGCAATTAACCAAAGAAGGTAAACCGGCCGGTGCCGATAAGGTTCAGGAGGCCATAGACATGCTGCGAAGTGTGTTTGAAACCAAACTGACGCCTGCAGATGAACAGAAGGAACGGTTTGAGCAATTGCTTCAAGAAACACAAATCAGCAGGGTTTATCCGCAGTTTCATGTTTTGGCTAATCCTGAGTTGTGCAACATATCAACGCATGATTAA
- a CDS encoding ABC transporter ATP-binding protein, with amino-acid sequence MQKSNLWLKLFALIHKDKFLYAVSIIFKSAGEAGLYIAVGLVIRNVVNAAVNNSRDSLVQALWIAFLQTFLCALVMFSAHFLYNRVVHQSIGHIKMSLFQKVLHFPEDTLKNKHSGEVLSRVINDVGVIHRVFTSSLYSLIYALVFGLGSLTVMLILNWRYALVFSFFGVILSWLNSRMSQGVHATASRLQQHMGNMTEKMTDTINGASTIKMYQMKKWMVREYSENNRMATSAALDNNFRYALLDSTNYIFSWIVQVSLIVIGCLLLLDGKSQLGELLAIGQLLYGVNFMLNNIGRFMMDFKASEPAVDRVLELMEERTEKSGTEVADGTGSLHQTVNEKRGIKLDDVVFTHRNGNKVLDQASLSVEQGELAALIGPSGEGKSTVIKLLMGFYEPLKGDISVAGQRLAQSDLELWRSNIAYVPQNSFLFEGSIAENIRFGKPEASDEEIAAAAESACAHEFIMELPEGYSTIISENSTNLSGGQRQRIALARAFIKKAPVLLLDEATSALDFETEKRIIQSLNKLMGKQTVLMISHRPTAYTGFSHVFTLRQGKLERL; translated from the coding sequence ATGCAGAAATCCAATTTATGGCTTAAGTTGTTTGCCCTAATTCATAAAGATAAATTTTTATACGCGGTATCCATCATATTTAAAAGCGCCGGCGAAGCGGGATTATACATTGCTGTTGGCTTAGTCATCCGGAATGTAGTAAACGCCGCAGTGAATAACAGCAGAGATTCGCTAGTACAGGCGCTGTGGATAGCGTTTCTGCAGACGTTTTTGTGCGCACTGGTTATGTTCAGTGCACATTTTCTGTATAACCGGGTTGTTCATCAATCAATTGGACATATAAAAATGTCATTGTTTCAAAAAGTTCTTCATTTTCCCGAAGATACCTTAAAGAATAAGCATAGTGGAGAGGTACTTTCCCGAGTTATCAACGATGTTGGGGTGATCCACAGAGTATTTACCAGCAGTCTATATTCTTTGATCTATGCCCTTGTGTTCGGCTTGGGATCTTTAACCGTCATGCTGATTCTGAACTGGCGATATGCCCTGGTCTTTTCCTTTTTTGGAGTCATATTATCGTGGTTGAACAGCCGGATGTCGCAAGGGGTTCATGCAACGGCAAGCCGATTGCAGCAGCATATGGGGAATATGACGGAGAAAATGACCGATACAATCAATGGAGCCAGCACCATAAAAATGTACCAGATGAAAAAATGGATGGTCCGGGAATACTCGGAGAATAACCGGATGGCTACTAGTGCAGCTCTGGATAATAATTTCAGATATGCGTTGTTGGACAGCACAAATTATATATTTAGCTGGATTGTCCAAGTCTCTCTTATAGTTATCGGCTGCTTACTTCTATTGGATGGGAAATCACAGCTTGGAGAACTGCTGGCTATTGGACAACTGCTTTACGGAGTCAACTTTATGCTGAATAATATCGGCAGATTTATGATGGATTTTAAGGCATCTGAACCGGCAGTAGACCGGGTGCTGGAATTAATGGAAGAGCGCACGGAGAAGAGTGGCACTGAAGTAGCGGATGGAACCGGCAGTCTTCACCAGACGGTGAATGAAAAAAGAGGCATAAAACTGGATGATGTAGTCTTCACACACAGAAACGGTAACAAAGTGCTGGATCAAGCGAGTCTGTCTGTTGAGCAAGGAGAGCTTGCCGCATTGATTGGACCCAGTGGAGAGGGCAAGAGTACTGTAATAAAATTGCTGATGGGTTTCTATGAACCATTGAAGGGTGATATTTCTGTCGCAGGACAACGGCTAGCGCAGTCCGATTTAGAGCTCTGGAGAAGCAATATCGCATATGTACCGCAGAACAGCTTTTTGTTTGAAGGGAGTATTGCAGAGAATATCCGATTCGGCAAACCAGAGGCCAGTGATGAAGAAATCGCCGCTGCCGCTGAAAGCGCGTGTGCTCATGAGTTCATTATGGAGCTGCCGGAAGGATACAGCACGATAATCAGTGAAAACAGCACTAACTTATCCGGAGGGCAAAGGCAGCGGATTGCTCTCGCCAGAGCCTTCATTAAAAAGGCGCCTGTACTGCTATTGGATGAAGCTACCTCGGCGCTGGATTTCGAGACGGAGAAACGAATTATCCAATCGCTGAACAAGTTGATGGGCAAGCAAACTGTACTGATGATTTCACATCGTCCTACAGCATATACCGGATTCTCACATGTTTTCACATTAAGGCAAGGCAAACTGGAGAGATTATAG
- a CDS encoding ABC transporter ATP-binding protein, whose translation MKGQDMGEWKLFYRRLLPYLKEYRRLAAISIFCALLFVWIDISLALYMRNLIDYAMESQYRSLIIYIIITVVTVIVGFLTNILSINSSGKFAAYITQVIRNEIVGKIPDLPVTYLEKQKTGEMISRIMQAGETLHYFLKDRLPTYVHQFTRAIVCCFILAFISWRLLLVSLIIFPFAFLVSKRLSNSIGKHIVSAQHNAAVSDSVLAESIHGSEIVKAYSIFGFLEGKYKRYLEASIAGNIRALRIESAIIPVSIALGLVPLMFCAVYGGYLAYNDQISVGELMAFIQMQNYLNESLNMLPGLMGEIRKIRDTSNYLFELLEESVEPEFGTDTTVTLTPAIHFDEVSFSYGGIPVLQDVSFYVQPGELVAVVGPSGSGKSTLLKLLCGFYTPQAGRIMISEMELGELGGRALRKGVALVSQDSFLFPGTIGENICCFQESDPQRLTQSSEVAGLDIPFDSLAGEGGQLLSGGQRQRVAIARALYKDAPILLLDEATSALDAASEASFIEKQGAWNRNNRCTIGVTHRLASAKDANLILVMEKGRIVQRGTHAELMNSGGLYYQLYIHQSQKGGEYEADLFSNEEVAH comes from the coding sequence ATGAAAGGACAAGACATGGGTGAATGGAAATTGTTCTACCGCCGGCTGCTGCCATACTTGAAGGAATATCGGCGGCTGGCGGCCATCAGCATTTTTTGCGCGCTACTGTTTGTCTGGATCGACATTTCACTAGCTCTATATATGAGGAATTTAATAGACTATGCGATGGAGAGCCAGTATCGGAGCTTGATCATTTATATTATTATTACGGTTGTTACTGTAATTGTTGGTTTTCTGACTAATATTCTTAGTATTAACAGTTCAGGCAAATTTGCTGCCTACATTACGCAAGTAATTCGAAACGAAATCGTTGGGAAAATTCCTGATTTGCCGGTAACTTATTTGGAGAAACAAAAAACGGGTGAAATGATATCCCGGATCATGCAAGCAGGAGAAACACTTCACTACTTTTTAAAGGACCGGCTTCCGACATATGTTCATCAATTCACTAGAGCAATCGTATGCTGCTTCATACTGGCGTTCATCAGTTGGAGATTGCTGCTGGTCAGCTTGATAATCTTCCCGTTTGCATTCTTAGTCAGTAAACGATTGAGCAATTCCATAGGTAAGCATATTGTTTCGGCTCAGCACAATGCCGCCGTCAGTGATTCGGTGCTGGCAGAGAGTATTCATGGAAGCGAGATTGTAAAAGCGTATAGCATTTTTGGTTTTTTGGAAGGCAAATACAAGCGGTACCTGGAAGCTTCGATAGCCGGAAATATTCGGGCATTAAGAATTGAGAGCGCTATTATTCCAGTCAGCATTGCGCTTGGGTTGGTTCCTTTGATGTTCTGTGCGGTATATGGCGGGTATTTGGCATATAATGACCAGATTTCGGTAGGGGAGCTGATGGCATTCATTCAAATGCAGAATTATTTAAATGAATCACTCAATATGTTGCCAGGCTTAATGGGCGAGATCCGTAAAATAAGAGACACCTCTAATTATTTGTTTGAGCTTCTGGAGGAGAGCGTTGAACCGGAGTTTGGGACGGATACTACAGTAACATTGACCCCGGCCATTCATTTTGACGAAGTTTCCTTTTCCTATGGAGGAATACCGGTTCTTCAGGATGTAAGCTTCTATGTGCAGCCTGGAGAACTGGTTGCGGTTGTAGGACCTAGCGGCAGCGGGAAGAGCACACTGCTCAAATTGTTGTGCGGTTTCTATACACCTCAGGCCGGCCGGATCATGATTTCGGAAATGGAGCTCGGGGAGTTGGGAGGCAGAGCACTGCGCAAAGGTGTAGCGCTTGTTTCTCAGGACTCCTTTTTATTCCCTGGAACCATTGGTGAGAATATTTGTTGTTTCCAGGAATCCGATCCCCAAAGGCTGACTCAGTCTTCGGAAGTGGCGGGCCTGGACATCCCATTCGATAGCTTGGCTGGTGAGGGGGGCCAATTGTTATCCGGCGGGCAGCGCCAGCGGGTTGCTATAGCCAGGGCGCTCTATAAAGATGCTCCGATCCTGCTTTTGGATGAAGCCACATCTGCGCTTGATGCAGCTTCAGAAGCCAGTTTTATTGAGAAGCAGGGAGCCTGGAACAGAAACAACCGTTGTACTATTGGAGTGACCCACAGATTAGCTTCAGCCAAAGATGCGAACCTCATTCTTGTGATGGAAAAGGGGCGGATCGTTCAAAGAGGGACACACGCAGAATTAATGAATTCTGGCGGTCTTTACTATCAATTGTACATCCACCAGTCTCAAAAGGGAGGGGAGTATGAGGCCGACCTATTCTCCAATGAGGAGGTTGCCCATTGA